A portion of the Betta splendens chromosome 2, fBetSpl5.4, whole genome shotgun sequence genome contains these proteins:
- the LOC114844146 gene encoding uncharacterized protein LOC114844146: protein MMTHLKSVFYLICLFSWKMAHMNDLKQTTSVNQQGGFISVNPGDTVTLKCFFNGDAAKYFWYKQKLGEKLQLVSTTYKFDKNGTFQNEFKGDPRFTLDIQSDTNHLNIRDIKISDSGTYYCASGYSFMFEFGDGVTVSVKGSDSNVPALVHQSVSGSIQPGGSVSLNCTVQTATCDGQHSVYWFKDSGEAHPGIIYTHGERNDQCERKPDTRTHTCVYNVQIKHVDRSHAGTYYCAVASCGHILFGNGTKLDFEGQINSSLLVYVLSGAVAFTTILCVLLSFQICKMIKGNCKCSAPSTTNVEDSNDNLHYVALHVNQANRSRRQRNEVFSECVYSGVKL from the exons ATGATGACACATTTAAAGTCTGTCTTCTACCTGATATGTTTGTTCTCGTGGAAAATGG CACACATGAACGATTTGAAACAGACCACTAGTGTGAATCAGCAGGGCGGTTTCATTTCAGTTAATCCTGGGGACACAGTGACTTTGAAATGTTTCTTCAACGGTGATGCTGCAAAATATTTTTGGTACAAGCAAAAATtgggagagaagctgcagcttgtCTCCACTACATATAAGTTTGATAAAAATGGCACTTTTCAAAATGAGTTCAAAGGTGATCCACGTTTCACACTGGATATCCAGAGTGATACAAATCACTTGAACATAAGAGATATCAAAATATCAGACTCAGGCACTTACTACTGTGCAAGTGGTTATTCGTTCATGTTTGAATTTGGAGACGGCGTCACAGTCAGTGTTAAGGGTTCAGACTCCAACGTCCCAGCTCTGGTGCATCAGTCAGTGTCTGGGAGCATCCAGCCAGGAGGCTCTGTGTCTCTGAACTGTACGGTACAAACTGCGACCTGTGATGGACAACACAGTGTTTACTGGTTCAAAGACTCTGGAGAAGCTCATCCAGGAATCATTTACACCCACGGAGAGAGAAATGATCAGTGTGAGAGGAAAccagacacacggacacacacctgtgtctaTAACGTACAGATAAAGCATGTGGATCGTTCTCATGCTGGGACCTACTACTGCGCTGTCGCCTCATGTGGACACATTCTGTTTGGAAATGGGACCAAACTGGACTTTGAGG GCCAGATAAACTCGTCTCTCTTGGTATATGTCTTGAGTGGAGCTGTGGCATTCACCACCAtcctgtgtgtgttactgtcttTCCAAATATGCAAGATGATCAAGGGAAATTGCAAATGTTCAG CTCCCTCAACAACAAATGTGGAG GACTCCAACGACAACCTTCATTATGTTGCTTTACACGTTAACCAGGCAAACAGATCAAGACGACAGAGGAATGAAGTCTTTAGTGAATGTGTTTACTCTGGTGTAAAGTTGTAG
- the LOC114844155 gene encoding uncharacterized protein LOC114844155 isoform X2, whose amino-acid sequence MASLMFASCLTCLLVWNKALATDPKVSIRQDGGLILADAGGTVTLRCFYECNTQAMFHWYKQTLGQKPNLISTFFVSDTTGTFQGDFKNNSRFLLETKNGTYHLTISDLCISDSATYFCASIFKYNFEFAEGVTVSVKGSDSNIPALVHQSVSGSIQPGGSVTLNCLVQTGTCDGQHSVYWFKDSEEACPGIIYTHGDRNDQCERKPDTRTHTCVYNLPLESLNASHAGTYYCAVASCGHILFGNGTNLDLRYAVSPVLVYFLGGALVLTTTLTGLLTVLVYRLHKAKSCKYTDSQASSTVNAEGDQDAENLHYAALRTQRFRVTRNQTNEADCVYSTVKL is encoded by the exons ATGGCATCGCTCATGTTTGCTTCATGTCTGACTTGTCTTTTGGTTTGGAACAAAG ccTTGGCAACAGATCCTAAAGTGTCTATTCGTCAAGACGGAGGTTTGATATTGGCTGATGCTGGTGGCACAGTGACTTTACGATGTTTCTATGAATGTAACACTCAAGCGATGTTTCACTGGTATAAACAAACTTTAGGTCAGAAACCAAATCTGATTTCTACCTTCTTTGTAAGTGATACAACTGGCACCTTTCAAGGTGACTTCAAAAACAATTCACGATTTCTACTGGAAACTAAAAATGGTACTTACCACTTAACAATCTCAGATTTATGTATTTCAGACTCAGCTACTTATTTTTGTGCCAGTATCTTTAAATACAACTTTGAATTTGCTGAGGGCGTCACAGTCAGTGTTAAGGGTTCAGACTCCAACATCCCGGCTCTGGTGCATCAGTCGGTGTCTGGGAGCATCCAGCCAGGAGGCTCTGTGACTCTGAACTGTTTAGTACAAACTGGGACCTGTGATGGACAACACAGCGTTTACTGGTTCAAAGACTCTGAAGAAGCTTGTCCAGGAATTATTTACACCCACGGAGACAGAAATGATCAGTGTGAGAGGAAAccagacacacggacacacacctgtgtctaCAACCTGCCTCTGGAAAGCCTTAATGCTTCTCATGCTGGGACCTACTACTGCGCTGTCGCCTCATGTGGACACATTCTGTTTGGAAATGGGACCAATCTGGACCTCAGGT ATGCAGTCTCTCCTGTCCTAGTGTATTTCTTGGGTGGGGCTTTGGTGTTGACCACCACCCTGACTGGGTTACTAACAGTATTAGTGTACAGACTTCATAAAGCGAAGAGCTGCAAATATACAG ATTCTCAAGCTTCTTCCACAGTAAATGCAGAG GGTGATCAAGATGCAGAGAACCTCCATTATGCTGCTTTAAGGACACAAAGGTTCAGAGTGACCAGAAACCAGACGAATGAAGCTGACTGTGTGTATTCCACTGTCAAACTGTAG
- the LOC114844155 gene encoding uncharacterized protein LOC114844155 isoform X1 yields MASLMFASCLTCLLVWNKALATDPKVSIRQDGGLILADAGGTVTLRCFYECNTQAMFHWYKQTLGQKPNLISTFFVSDTTGTFQGDFKNNSRFLLETKNGTYHLTISDLCISDSATYFCASIFKYNFEFAEGVTVSVKGSDSNIPALVHQSVSGSIQPGGSVTLNCLVQTGTCDGQHSVYWFKDSEEACPGIIYTHGDRNDQCERKPDTRTHTCVYNLPLESLNASHAGTYYCAVASCGHILFGNGTNLDLRSDAVSPVLVYFLGGALVLTTTLTGLLTVLVYRLHKAKSCKYTDSQASSTVNAEGDQDAENLHYAALRTQRFRVTRNQTNEADCVYSTVKL; encoded by the exons ATGGCATCGCTCATGTTTGCTTCATGTCTGACTTGTCTTTTGGTTTGGAACAAAG ccTTGGCAACAGATCCTAAAGTGTCTATTCGTCAAGACGGAGGTTTGATATTGGCTGATGCTGGTGGCACAGTGACTTTACGATGTTTCTATGAATGTAACACTCAAGCGATGTTTCACTGGTATAAACAAACTTTAGGTCAGAAACCAAATCTGATTTCTACCTTCTTTGTAAGTGATACAACTGGCACCTTTCAAGGTGACTTCAAAAACAATTCACGATTTCTACTGGAAACTAAAAATGGTACTTACCACTTAACAATCTCAGATTTATGTATTTCAGACTCAGCTACTTATTTTTGTGCCAGTATCTTTAAATACAACTTTGAATTTGCTGAGGGCGTCACAGTCAGTGTTAAGGGTTCAGACTCCAACATCCCGGCTCTGGTGCATCAGTCGGTGTCTGGGAGCATCCAGCCAGGAGGCTCTGTGACTCTGAACTGTTTAGTACAAACTGGGACCTGTGATGGACAACACAGCGTTTACTGGTTCAAAGACTCTGAAGAAGCTTGTCCAGGAATTATTTACACCCACGGAGACAGAAATGATCAGTGTGAGAGGAAAccagacacacggacacacacctgtgtctaCAACCTGCCTCTGGAAAGCCTTAATGCTTCTCATGCTGGGACCTACTACTGCGCTGTCGCCTCATGTGGACACATTCTGTTTGGAAATGGGACCAATCTGGACCTCAGGT CAGATGCAGTCTCTCCTGTCCTAGTGTATTTCTTGGGTGGGGCTTTGGTGTTGACCACCACCCTGACTGGGTTACTAACAGTATTAGTGTACAGACTTCATAAAGCGAAGAGCTGCAAATATACAG ATTCTCAAGCTTCTTCCACAGTAAATGCAGAG GGTGATCAAGATGCAGAGAACCTCCATTATGCTGCTTTAAGGACACAAAGGTTCAGAGTGACCAGAAACCAGACGAATGAAGCTGACTGTGTGTATTCCACTGTCAAACTGTAG